Part of the Candidatus Cloacimonadota bacterium genome, ATGGGCGTTGGAAATGGGCATCAAGTGGATTGGAGTCGATTGCGGTTCAGCCGATCATCCCATGAATACCATCATCCGCGATTGGCACCCCAAGGACTTCATTGCGGCCGAAACCAAACTAAAACAGAAGTATGGCAAAACTTGGGACGAAATGTATCCTCCAGAAGAATACTATCAAGTAATGCATCTTAAGCTTTTCCCCAAGAAATTAGTGCATGCCGAAAATTTGGGTGGCGACATTGCTCAGCTATCCAACAAACGCTTATGGATTGGACTCTTTCCCCTGCGCGGCATAGAAATGGAATCCTCCATGTGCAGGATAATCGCATTTGAACCATAATTACCCGCCTTGAAGGAGGATATATGGCTTTAGCCCACAACTTCAGTTATGCCCGCCCACAGTCTATTACTGAGGCATTGGAGCTGTTAAAAACTCACCGAGAAACAGCTAAGATCTTAGCGGGAGGGACCGATCTAATTGTAAACATCAAAGAAGGTATGTCTGCTCCGCAATTACTGATAGACATTAAAGACATTAAGCAGTTAAATAACATTTGTCAAGAAGCAGGTTTTATTCAGATTGGAGCAGGAGTTACCTTTACCCAATTGCTGGAAGATCCGCTTATCAAGCAACACTTTATCATTCTTCACGATGCAGCGGCAACGGTGGCTTCCACCGGCATCCGCAATCGAGCTACTCTTGCCGGAAATATCTGCACGGCAGTTCCTTCCTTAGATTCTGCGCCAGCGCTATTGTGTTACAATGCTATTCTGCATTGCGCTTCCGCCACTGAAACTAGGGAAATTCCGATAGAAGAATGGTTTCTGGCACCACGCAAAACTGCCTTACAACCAGATGAGATACTAACTCATATCCGTTTACCCATTCCTGCACAAAAGTCTTCCGGTATCTACGTTAAACTGGGGCGCTACAATGGCGAGGATCTTGCTCAAGCCGGATGGGGCATATTCTTAAGCGAAAATAATCAGTATCGCATTGCGCATTGCGCTTTGGCACCCGTTCCCAAACGTGCCAGAAGGATTGAAACCGCCCTCAATGGAAAAGAGCTGAGCGCTCATATAATTGATGAAGTTATTGCCCTAATAGATTCTGAAATATGCCCCATAACAGACATTCGTTCCAGTAAGGAGTATCGCCTTCATATCAGCAAAGTTATGGTTAAAAGAGGCTTACATGCCGCAATTGAAAGGTTTAAGGGCAACAAGGTAGAACCTAAAGCAATCTTAGGAGGTTTCGCATGAAGGAAATCTGTTTTAATCTGAATTTCGAGCTCAGACATTTGATGGTGGAACCCAATGAGATACTGCTGGACGTTCTTAGAGATAAGCTTGGTGTAAAAAGTCCCAAATGTGGATGTGAGCGAGGCGATTGTGGGGCTTGCACTGTGCTTTTGGATGGCAAAGCGGTTCGTAGCTGCCTCATTTTGGCAGTAGAGGCTGATAAGCGTGATATCATAACTGTGGAGGGAATCTCTCAAGAGAAACTTAGTACCTTACAAAATGCTTTTATAGAGTATAATTCTTTCCAATGTGGATATTGCGCTCCGGGAATTATCCTGGCGGTTACAGAGCTTTTAGAGAAAAACCCGCATCCCAATCTGGCAGAAATAAAAGAGTGCATAGCGGGTCATCTTTGTCGCTGCACAGGCTATACCTCAATATTTGACGCTATTATGGCAGTTAGCAAGGGGGAGAAATGAAGGAATACAAGTATATTGGAAAATCCGTAACCCGCATTGATGCCCTAGAAAAGATAAGTGGGGCTGCCATATATGGCGATGACATCGATTTTGGCGCTAACCTCTTGTATGCCGAATTGGTTTCCAGCACTCATGCCCATGCCATCATCAAGAGCATCGATACCAGCGCTGCCGAAAAGATTCCCGGAGTGTATAAAGTATTCACGGGAAAGGACTTTCCGTACAAATTTGGCTTATACATGAAGGATCGCTTTGTTTTTGCTCAAGATAAAGTTCGCTTTGTGGGAGAGCAGATAGCGGCAGTTGTAGCCCGTAGCCCGCAAGCAGCGAAAAGGGGTGCAGCCTTGGTTAAGGTGGAGTATGAACCTTTGCCGGCCGTGTTGGATCAGATGGAAGCCCTCAAAAGTGATGCGGTAATATTGCATCCGGATTTGGGTGAGTATCCTCATGTTCCCTGGTTTTTCCCCAAAGAAGGTACCAATGTAGCCCACTGGCGTAAAACCCGAAAAGGTAATCCGGACAAAGGATTTGAGCAAGCCGAACTTATTCTGGAAGATACATATACAGTACCCAGGTACGCTCATTGTG contains:
- a CDS encoding xanthine dehydrogenase family protein subunit M, with the protein product MALAHNFSYARPQSITEALELLKTHRETAKILAGGTDLIVNIKEGMSAPQLLIDIKDIKQLNNICQEAGFIQIGAGVTFTQLLEDPLIKQHFIILHDAAATVASTGIRNRATLAGNICTAVPSLDSAPALLCYNAILHCASATETREIPIEEWFLAPRKTALQPDEILTHIRLPIPAQKSSGIYVKLGRYNGEDLAQAGWGIFLSENNQYRIAHCALAPVPKRARRIETALNGKELSAHIIDEVIALIDSEICPITDIRSSKEYRLHISKVMVKRGLHAAIERFKGNKVEPKAILGGFA
- a CDS encoding (2Fe-2S)-binding protein, which produces MKEICFNLNFELRHLMVEPNEILLDVLRDKLGVKSPKCGCERGDCGACTVLLDGKAVRSCLILAVEADKRDIITVEGISQEKLSTLQNAFIEYNSFQCGYCAPGIILAVTELLEKNPHPNLAEIKECIAGHLCRCTGYTSIFDAIMAVSKGEK